In the Chromatiaceae bacterium genome, one interval contains:
- a CDS encoding sodium:proton antiporter, with protein sequence MPISSTIMLLAGMLVTALLLRPIAERRRLPFAAVLVATGFLGSEVLLQLGTDTGVRHDSFHDLVFYVFLPLLVFEAAFKIDAALLRRNLFAILLMSIPLLLFSITLSAALIYLGIGDATGFPWVAALLTGAVLAATDASPVTVRFRALGVPRRLRILMEGEDLFNDATAIVAFSIVLYIALHPEEQIGIDDALLAFVAVFFGGILVGLLVGLSSLLLSRLFEDAVQQALISLIAAYTAFLVANEYLQVSGVMAVLTTGLIMGRVIHNDFQDRPGGFVDTFWGFNAYVAEALMFLLMGVTVGLEMFTERWLAIVIGIAALLIARAAGMLAVLPLINRLPMVEPVPRAYREVLFLGSLRGAVVLALGLSLPVELPYWWTIQSIAFGAVIFSLFVQAPMVEPVLKRRGLLNVTD encoded by the coding sequence ATGCCGATCAGCTCCACGATCATGCTGTTGGCCGGAATGCTGGTAACGGCATTGCTGCTGCGCCCAATCGCCGAGCGCCGTCGCCTGCCGTTCGCCGCGGTGCTGGTCGCGACCGGCTTTCTCGGCAGCGAGGTGTTGTTGCAGTTGGGCACCGACACCGGCGTGCGCCACGACTCATTCCACGATCTGGTGTTCTACGTTTTCCTGCCGCTATTGGTGTTCGAAGCCGCTTTCAAGATCGACGCGGCGCTGTTGCGGCGCAATCTTTTTGCGATCCTGCTGATGTCGATTCCACTGCTGTTGTTCTCCATTACGCTGAGCGCTGCATTGATCTACCTGGGGATCGGCGATGCGACGGGCTTCCCCTGGGTCGCGGCACTGCTGACCGGCGCGGTGCTCGCCGCGACCGATGCCTCTCCGGTCACGGTGCGCTTTCGTGCGCTCGGCGTGCCACGCCGGCTGCGCATCCTGATGGAGGGCGAGGACCTGTTCAACGATGCCACGGCCATCGTCGCATTCAGCATCGTTCTGTACATCGCGCTGCACCCGGAAGAGCAGATCGGCATCGACGATGCGCTGTTGGCATTCGTCGCGGTGTTCTTCGGCGGTATCCTCGTGGGCCTGCTGGTCGGTTTGTCTTCGCTGCTGTTGTCACGGCTGTTCGAAGACGCAGTACAACAGGCATTGATTTCGCTGATCGCCGCCTATACCGCCTTTCTGGTTGCCAACGAATACCTGCAGGTATCGGGTGTCATGGCCGTGTTGACCACCGGTCTGATCATGGGGCGGGTCATTCACAACGATTTCCAGGACCGACCCGGCGGCTTCGTCGACACGTTCTGGGGATTCAATGCCTACGTCGCCGAGGCACTGATGTTTCTGTTGATGGGCGTGACCGTGGGCCTGGAGATGTTCACCGAACGCTGGCTGGCGATTGTGATCGGAATCGCCGCGCTACTGATCGCGCGTGCGGCCGGTATGCTGGCTGTGCTGCCACTGATCAATCGCCTGCCTATGGTCGAACCCGTGCCACGGGCCTACCGTGAGGTACTGTTCCTCGGCAGCCTGCGTGGCGCGGTGGTACTCGCGCTGGGCCTGTCACTGCCGGTCGAACTTCCCTACTGGTGGACCATCCAGTCGATCGCATTCGGTGCCGTGATCTTCAGCCTGTTCGTACAGGCACCGATGGTCGAGCCCGTGCTGAAACGGCGCGGGCTGCTGAATGTCACCGACTAA